DNA sequence from the Peptoniphilus sp. GNH genome:
AGACTCTGAGACATTAAAAAAGCTATTGAACTATAAGCTAGATGAAAATTTGGCTGCTATAATTTTGACGGCTAAATTTGAAAATCCTTTTGGCTATGGAAGGATAGTAAGAGATGAGTTTGGCAATGTAGAGAGGATAGTTGAAGAAAAGGATGCTTCTGAAGCTGAAAAAAATATCTGTGAAGTAAACTCTGGCATTTATGTATTTGATGGCAAAAAGTTAAAAGAGTGTATAAACAAAATATCTTGCAACAATGCCAAAAACGAGATGTATTTGACTGATATAATAGAGATTTTAAAGAGCCGAGGTGAGATAATAGGTGCCTATATGCTGGAGGATAAAAATGAAATCTTTGGCATAAATTCCAAGGTGGAACTTGCTGAGGCTGCTAGGATTTTAAGAGAAAAGATAAATCGTGAGTTCATGGCAAGTGGAGTTATTTTGATAGATCCTGCTTCTACTTATATTGATGTAGGTGTTAAAATTGGAAGAGATACTATAATTTATCCAGGCTCTTTTATAGAAGGCAAGACAAGTATAGGAGAAGGGGTAGAGATTATAGGTTCAACTAGAATAGTAAACTCTGAAATAGGAGATGGAAGTCATATAGAGTCTTCTTTAATTGAGGATTCAAAAATTGGTGCGGGTGTTAAGTTAGGCCCTTATGCTCATATAAGGCCTAATTCTACAATCGAAGATGGAGTGAAGGTTGGCAATTTTGTAGAAGTCAAGAACTCTACTTTGCAAAGTGGAACTAAGGCATCTCACCTTACCTATATAGGAGATGCTGATGTAGGAAGAGATGTCAATTTTGGTTGCGGCACTATAACTGTAAATTATGATGGCAAAAATAAGTTTAGAACTAAAATTGAAGATGGAGCTTTTATTGGCTGCAATGCTAATTTAATTGCACCGGTAGAAATTGGAAAAGATGCTTTTATAGCTGCCGGTTCTACAATTACGGATAAGGTAAGTGGTGGAGAGCTTGCAATAGCAAGGTCTAAACAAAAAAATATCATAGGATGGGTAAAAAAAGTTCAAAAGGAGGACGAAAGATGAGCCACAACTATGGGGAAGTTATAGTTTTTACAGGCAATTCAA
Encoded proteins:
- the glmU gene encoding bifunctional UDP-N-acetylglucosamine diphosphorylase/glucosamine-1-phosphate N-acetyltransferase GlmU, which codes for MIVSIILAAGEGTRMLSDKPKVLHKICGKSLAGFVVDACKKAGIEKNVLVLGHGKEKVKKAYENTNLVFVEQAMGDGNPYGTGFAVKCAIDEISDEDRVIVLNGDTPLIDSETLKKLLNYKLDENLAAIILTAKFENPFGYGRIVRDEFGNVERIVEEKDASEAEKNICEVNSGIYVFDGKKLKECINKISCNNAKNEMYLTDIIEILKSRGEIIGAYMLEDKNEIFGINSKVELAEAARILREKINREFMASGVILIDPASTYIDVGVKIGRDTIIYPGSFIEGKTSIGEGVEIIGSTRIVNSEIGDGSHIESSLIEDSKIGAGVKLGPYAHIRPNSTIEDGVKVGNFVEVKNSTLQSGTKASHLTYIGDADVGRDVNFGCGTITVNYDGKNKFRTKIEDGAFIGCNANLIAPVEIGKDAFIAAGSTITDKVSGGELAIARSKQKNIIGWVKKVQKEDER